One segment of Cataglyphis hispanica isolate Lineage 1 chromosome 23, ULB_Chis1_1.0, whole genome shotgun sequence DNA contains the following:
- the LOC126857991 gene encoding uncharacterized protein LOC126857991 isoform X2 translates to MRLFKRYTADTSPQLVSAVPISQDIAATVESNTPETSEKKSKTDDRLEDNLPIKENIDTQKEPVDSSILTRKGISTWGRKMGRRWDQMKRSDSSELLSVSRRRRRWSPHRKSSYDETSNEKENGNSEFLRPKRIPRVESLRNFFRTGGEHSFNSKSPARNATIQEEDIVEIRHCPMEKTLSEGAIKKIPFRGIYSENIDASEFAEIDRETFLRQKKLQLSRSIQDLQEQRRVLDYILKNQEILKTQRGDAFVRETLENVAMNWKQISNSDCASTEETKSGSTRMPDHQSAAVNANEFKENVCHPQGSSAALTGLEDLLSNLRIGCDESGYDSDSTRAGADSPDSEKLTVPSLSKPRSFSLTSDDYHGLPLLFRSDASRKKEAAIDSNSSGTYTSTDVEQVDIAVDAVTSSASFNASTTTQSTTLMSEDDTDSCDDDTFADLMEYQSDLTRSYSKSEADFFPQCHEDLMKAASSATSAPLGEDLMKLKMMESNNPNVILTQYDASDDADTRGIDDAKTKVNFREREACVTPTNHVPQMIRFQNVLKDKKYRNRKCSSPSVLHLLEHAASPCNDSPPANKASSLSKTMTNPLRYYSPKRSRSTLELDTTDVTRNAAKKVLTLNACEAAFPTISKTKTLVRRELKTMKLTVNYNETPAGLGISVERHEAARPFYVIARMDPDGEAARSRQFCIGDEIVRVCGRRIRGMSMTEARNALRSCVGTVELQVAREPKKIGDTWGDVLTRTRSDPDSWILKSQRTEFQPAFRASSSTNASSSLAIDETTTTIRKITGMKKFQIVRKRSAEAPAVQRGSSLAMDLLTVVLVKGAPKKLGFSIVGGVDSNKGRMGIFVKDIMPDGQAAEEGTLRAGDEILAINGSSLDGLTHAKALQMFKNTKAGNLILHVARRDPTHKRLCHKLCSLE, encoded by the exons ATGCGTCTTTTCAAACGTTATACAGCCGATACGAGCCCGCAGCTTGTTTCGGCTGTACCTATCTCCCAAGATATTGCCGCTACTGTCGAAAGTAATACACCTGAGACATCGGAGAAGAAATCAAAGACAGACGACAGATTGGAAGATAATCTTCCCATTAAAGAGAATATCGACACGCAAAAGGAACCGGTGGATTCCTCTATTCTAACTCGTAAAG GAATTTCAACTTGGGGACGAAAGATGGGTCGGAGATGGGATCAAATGAAGAGATCGGACAGTTCCGAATTGCTTTCGGTAtcgcgacggcgacgacgatggAGCCCGCATCGGAAGAGCAGTTACGATGAAACGTcgaacgaaaaagaaaac GGTAATAGCGAGTTCCTGAGGCCAAAAAGAATTCCCAGGGTAGAATCGTTGAGAAACTTCTTTAGGACTGGCGGCGAACATTCTTTCAATTCCAAGAGTCCTGCGAGAAACGCGACGATACAAGAGGAAGACATCGTCGAAATCAGACATTGCCCGATGGAGAAGACTTTGAGCGAAGGAGCGATCAAGAAAATTCCGTTTCGAGGTATCTACTCCGAGAATATCGACGCTAGCGAATTCGCTGAAATCGATCGAGAAACGTTCCTTCGTCAAAAGAAATTGCAGCTTAGTCGTAGTATTCAGGATCTTCAAGAGCAGCGAAGAGTCTTGGATTACATACTCAAGAATCAGGAGATTTTGAAGACGCAACGAGGCGACGCGTTCGTGAGAGAAACACTGGAGAACGTTGCTATGAATTGGAAGCAAATCTCCAATTCTGATTGCGCTTCCACGGAAGAAACGAAGAGCGGCTCGACGCGAATGCCTGATCATCAATCTGCTGCCGTTAACGCCAATGAATTTAAGGAAAACGTTTGTCATCCCCAAGGATCCTCCGCCGCGCTGACCGGTTTGGAAGATTTATTGAGCAATTTACGCATAGGTTGCGATGAAAGTGGCTACGATTCAGATAGTACACGAGCCGGTGCGGATTCGCCGGACAGTGAAAAATTGACAGTACCTTCGTTGTCAAAGCCGCGTAGTTTCTCATTAACGTCCGACGATTATCACGGTTTGCCGCTACTGTTTCGTAGTGATGCCTCGCGGAAAAAAGAGGCAGCGATCGACTCAAATTCATCTGGAACGTATACTTCGACAGACGTTGAACAAGTTGACATTGCTGTCGACGCCGTGACAAGCAGTGCTTCCTTCAATGCTTCGACTACAACGCAATCTACCACCTTAATGTCGGAAGACGACACGGATAGCTGTGATGATGATACTTTTGCCGATCTTATGGAATATCAATCAGATTTAACAAGAAGTTATTCTAAAAGCGAAGCGGATTTCTTTCCGCAGTGTCACGAGGATCTAATGAAAGCAGCATCTTCCGCGACTTCCGCTCCACTTGGCGAAGATTTAATGAAACTCAAGATGATGGAGAGTAATAATCCCAATGTTATTCTGACACAATATGACGCTTCTGACGATGCTGATACACGTGGCATTGATGATGCCAAGACAAAGGTCAACTTCAGGGAGAGAGAAGCTTGTGTAACGCCAACAAATCATGTACCTCAGATGATCAGATTTCAGAATGTATtgaaagataagaaatatagaaatcgCAAGTGCTCCAGTCCGAGCGTATTACATCTTTTAGAGCACGCCGCATCTCCGTGTAACGACAGTCCTCCGGCTAATAAAGCTTCTTCTCTATCTAAGACGATGACTAACCCACTACGATATTACAGCCCGAAGAGATCACGCTCCACTCTGGAACTCGATACAACAGACGTGACGAGGAACGCGGCGAAGAAAGTGTTGACATTGAATGCTTGCGAGGCCGCTTTTCCTACAATTTCCAAGACAAAAACCCTAGTACGACGCGAATTAAAAACGATGAAACTCACGGTGAACTATAACGAGACCCCGGCGGGTCTCGGTATTTCGGTGGAGCGACACGAGGCGGCCAGGCCGTTTTACGTGATCGCTAGGATGGATCCAGACGGAGAAGCAGCTAGATCGAGACAGTTTTGTATTGGTGATGAGATCGTCCGAGTCTGTGGACGTAGGATACGCGGTATGTCGATGACAGAGGCGCGAAATGCTTTGCGAAGCTGCGTTGGCACAGTCGAGTTGCAGGTAGCGAGGGAGCCGAAGAAAATCGGCGATACCTGGGGCGATGTCTTGACGCGAACCCGAAGCGATCCCGATTCGTGGATTTTGAAGAGCCAGAGAACCGAATTTCAGCCGGCTTTTCGCGCATCATCTTCGACAAACGCCAGCTCATCTCTTGCCATTGATGAGACGACTACCACTATCCGGAAAATAACGGGGATGAAAAAGTTCCAGATCGTGAGGAAACGAAGCGCCGAAGCTCCCGCCGTTCAACGAGGTTCCAGTTTAGCCATGGATCTGCTGACAGTTGTATTAGTAAAGGGCGCGCCGAAGAAATTGGGCTTCTCCATTGTTGGTGGTGTGGACAGCAATAAAGGGCGCATGGGTATTTTCGTGAAAGATATTATGCCTGATGGACAAGCTGCGGAAGAag GTACTCTGAGAGCAGGGGACGAAATTTTAGCCATCAATGGCTCTTCATTAGACGGACTAACGCATGCCAAGGCGTTGCAGATGTTCAAGAACACTAAAGCCGGAAACTTGATACTTCACGTTGCGCGAAGAGACCCGACGCATAAACGGTTGTGTCACAAACTATGCAGTTTAGAATAA
- the LOC126857991 gene encoding uncharacterized protein LOC126857991 isoform X1 produces MRLFKRYTADTSPQLVSAVPISQDIAATVESNTPETSEKKSKTDDRLEDNLPIKENIDTQKEPVDSSILTRKGISTWGRKMGRRWDQMKRSDSSELLSVSRRRRRWSPHRKSSYDETSNEKENGNSEFLRPKRIPRVESLRNFFRTGGEHSFNSKSPARNATIQEEDIVEIRHCPMEKTLSEGAIKKIPFRGIYSENIDASEFAEIDRETFLRQKKLQLSRSIQDLQEQRRVLDYILKNQEILKTQRGDAFVRETLENVAMNWKQISNSDCASTEETKSGSTRMPDHQSAAVNANEFKENVCHPQGSSAALTGLEDLLSNLRIGCDESGYDSDSTRAGADSPDSEKLTVPSLSKPRSFSLTSDDYHGLPLLFRSDASRKKEAAIDSNSSGTYTSTDVEQVDIAVDAVTSSASFNASTTTQSTTLMSEDDTDSCDDDTFADLMEYQSDLTRSYSKSEADFFPQCHEDLMKAASSATSAPLGEDLMKLKMMESNNPNVILTQYDASDDADTRGIDDAKTKVNFREREACVTPTNHVPQMIRFQNVLKDKKYRNRKCSSPSVLHLLEHAASPCNDSPPANKASSLSKTMTNPLRYYSPKRSRSTLELDTTDVTRNAAKKVLTLNACEAAFPTISKTKTLVRRELKTMKLTVNYNETPAGLGISVERHEAARPFYVIARMDPDGEAARSRQFCIGDEIVRVCGRRIRGMSMTEARNALRSCVGTVELQVAREPKKIGDTWGDVLTRTRSDPDSWILKSQRTEFQPAFRASSSTNASSSLAIDETTTTIRKITGMKKFQIVRKRSAEAPAVQRGSSLAMDLLTVVLVKGAPKKLGFSIVGGVDSNKGRMGIFVKDIMPDGQAAEEGTLRAGDEILAINGSSLDGLTHAKALQMFKNTKAGNLILHVARRDPTHKRYITQSKSYDCLNKLTKSTDE; encoded by the exons ATGCGTCTTTTCAAACGTTATACAGCCGATACGAGCCCGCAGCTTGTTTCGGCTGTACCTATCTCCCAAGATATTGCCGCTACTGTCGAAAGTAATACACCTGAGACATCGGAGAAGAAATCAAAGACAGACGACAGATTGGAAGATAATCTTCCCATTAAAGAGAATATCGACACGCAAAAGGAACCGGTGGATTCCTCTATTCTAACTCGTAAAG GAATTTCAACTTGGGGACGAAAGATGGGTCGGAGATGGGATCAAATGAAGAGATCGGACAGTTCCGAATTGCTTTCGGTAtcgcgacggcgacgacgatggAGCCCGCATCGGAAGAGCAGTTACGATGAAACGTcgaacgaaaaagaaaac GGTAATAGCGAGTTCCTGAGGCCAAAAAGAATTCCCAGGGTAGAATCGTTGAGAAACTTCTTTAGGACTGGCGGCGAACATTCTTTCAATTCCAAGAGTCCTGCGAGAAACGCGACGATACAAGAGGAAGACATCGTCGAAATCAGACATTGCCCGATGGAGAAGACTTTGAGCGAAGGAGCGATCAAGAAAATTCCGTTTCGAGGTATCTACTCCGAGAATATCGACGCTAGCGAATTCGCTGAAATCGATCGAGAAACGTTCCTTCGTCAAAAGAAATTGCAGCTTAGTCGTAGTATTCAGGATCTTCAAGAGCAGCGAAGAGTCTTGGATTACATACTCAAGAATCAGGAGATTTTGAAGACGCAACGAGGCGACGCGTTCGTGAGAGAAACACTGGAGAACGTTGCTATGAATTGGAAGCAAATCTCCAATTCTGATTGCGCTTCCACGGAAGAAACGAAGAGCGGCTCGACGCGAATGCCTGATCATCAATCTGCTGCCGTTAACGCCAATGAATTTAAGGAAAACGTTTGTCATCCCCAAGGATCCTCCGCCGCGCTGACCGGTTTGGAAGATTTATTGAGCAATTTACGCATAGGTTGCGATGAAAGTGGCTACGATTCAGATAGTACACGAGCCGGTGCGGATTCGCCGGACAGTGAAAAATTGACAGTACCTTCGTTGTCAAAGCCGCGTAGTTTCTCATTAACGTCCGACGATTATCACGGTTTGCCGCTACTGTTTCGTAGTGATGCCTCGCGGAAAAAAGAGGCAGCGATCGACTCAAATTCATCTGGAACGTATACTTCGACAGACGTTGAACAAGTTGACATTGCTGTCGACGCCGTGACAAGCAGTGCTTCCTTCAATGCTTCGACTACAACGCAATCTACCACCTTAATGTCGGAAGACGACACGGATAGCTGTGATGATGATACTTTTGCCGATCTTATGGAATATCAATCAGATTTAACAAGAAGTTATTCTAAAAGCGAAGCGGATTTCTTTCCGCAGTGTCACGAGGATCTAATGAAAGCAGCATCTTCCGCGACTTCCGCTCCACTTGGCGAAGATTTAATGAAACTCAAGATGATGGAGAGTAATAATCCCAATGTTATTCTGACACAATATGACGCTTCTGACGATGCTGATACACGTGGCATTGATGATGCCAAGACAAAGGTCAACTTCAGGGAGAGAGAAGCTTGTGTAACGCCAACAAATCATGTACCTCAGATGATCAGATTTCAGAATGTATtgaaagataagaaatatagaaatcgCAAGTGCTCCAGTCCGAGCGTATTACATCTTTTAGAGCACGCCGCATCTCCGTGTAACGACAGTCCTCCGGCTAATAAAGCTTCTTCTCTATCTAAGACGATGACTAACCCACTACGATATTACAGCCCGAAGAGATCACGCTCCACTCTGGAACTCGATACAACAGACGTGACGAGGAACGCGGCGAAGAAAGTGTTGACATTGAATGCTTGCGAGGCCGCTTTTCCTACAATTTCCAAGACAAAAACCCTAGTACGACGCGAATTAAAAACGATGAAACTCACGGTGAACTATAACGAGACCCCGGCGGGTCTCGGTATTTCGGTGGAGCGACACGAGGCGGCCAGGCCGTTTTACGTGATCGCTAGGATGGATCCAGACGGAGAAGCAGCTAGATCGAGACAGTTTTGTATTGGTGATGAGATCGTCCGAGTCTGTGGACGTAGGATACGCGGTATGTCGATGACAGAGGCGCGAAATGCTTTGCGAAGCTGCGTTGGCACAGTCGAGTTGCAGGTAGCGAGGGAGCCGAAGAAAATCGGCGATACCTGGGGCGATGTCTTGACGCGAACCCGAAGCGATCCCGATTCGTGGATTTTGAAGAGCCAGAGAACCGAATTTCAGCCGGCTTTTCGCGCATCATCTTCGACAAACGCCAGCTCATCTCTTGCCATTGATGAGACGACTACCACTATCCGGAAAATAACGGGGATGAAAAAGTTCCAGATCGTGAGGAAACGAAGCGCCGAAGCTCCCGCCGTTCAACGAGGTTCCAGTTTAGCCATGGATCTGCTGACAGTTGTATTAGTAAAGGGCGCGCCGAAGAAATTGGGCTTCTCCATTGTTGGTGGTGTGGACAGCAATAAAGGGCGCATGGGTATTTTCGTGAAAGATATTATGCCTGATGGACAAGCTGCGGAAGAag GTACTCTGAGAGCAGGGGACGAAATTTTAGCCATCAATGGCTCTTCATTAGACGGACTAACGCATGCCAAGGCGTTGCAGATGTTCAAGAACACTAAAGCCGGAAACTTGATACTTCACGTTGCGCGAAGAGACCCGACGCATAAACG ATACATCACGCAATCAAAATCGTATGATTGCCTCAATAAATTAACGAAGTCTACCGACGAGTGA
- the LOC126857991 gene encoding uncharacterized protein LOC126857991 isoform X3 produces MGRRWDQMKRSDSSELLSVSRRRRRWSPHRKSSYDETSNEKENGNSEFLRPKRIPRVESLRNFFRTGGEHSFNSKSPARNATIQEEDIVEIRHCPMEKTLSEGAIKKIPFRGIYSENIDASEFAEIDRETFLRQKKLQLSRSIQDLQEQRRVLDYILKNQEILKTQRGDAFVRETLENVAMNWKQISNSDCASTEETKSGSTRMPDHQSAAVNANEFKENVCHPQGSSAALTGLEDLLSNLRIGCDESGYDSDSTRAGADSPDSEKLTVPSLSKPRSFSLTSDDYHGLPLLFRSDASRKKEAAIDSNSSGTYTSTDVEQVDIAVDAVTSSASFNASTTTQSTTLMSEDDTDSCDDDTFADLMEYQSDLTRSYSKSEADFFPQCHEDLMKAASSATSAPLGEDLMKLKMMESNNPNVILTQYDASDDADTRGIDDAKTKVNFREREACVTPTNHVPQMIRFQNVLKDKKYRNRKCSSPSVLHLLEHAASPCNDSPPANKASSLSKTMTNPLRYYSPKRSRSTLELDTTDVTRNAAKKVLTLNACEAAFPTISKTKTLVRRELKTMKLTVNYNETPAGLGISVERHEAARPFYVIARMDPDGEAARSRQFCIGDEIVRVCGRRIRGMSMTEARNALRSCVGTVELQVAREPKKIGDTWGDVLTRTRSDPDSWILKSQRTEFQPAFRASSSTNASSSLAIDETTTTIRKITGMKKFQIVRKRSAEAPAVQRGSSLAMDLLTVVLVKGAPKKLGFSIVGGVDSNKGRMGIFVKDIMPDGQAAEEGTLRAGDEILAINGSSLDGLTHAKALQMFKNTKAGNLILHVARRDPTHKRYITQSKSYDCLNKLTKSTDE; encoded by the exons ATGGGTCGGAGATGGGATCAAATGAAGAGATCGGACAGTTCCGAATTGCTTTCGGTAtcgcgacggcgacgacgatggAGCCCGCATCGGAAGAGCAGTTACGATGAAACGTcgaacgaaaaagaaaac GGTAATAGCGAGTTCCTGAGGCCAAAAAGAATTCCCAGGGTAGAATCGTTGAGAAACTTCTTTAGGACTGGCGGCGAACATTCTTTCAATTCCAAGAGTCCTGCGAGAAACGCGACGATACAAGAGGAAGACATCGTCGAAATCAGACATTGCCCGATGGAGAAGACTTTGAGCGAAGGAGCGATCAAGAAAATTCCGTTTCGAGGTATCTACTCCGAGAATATCGACGCTAGCGAATTCGCTGAAATCGATCGAGAAACGTTCCTTCGTCAAAAGAAATTGCAGCTTAGTCGTAGTATTCAGGATCTTCAAGAGCAGCGAAGAGTCTTGGATTACATACTCAAGAATCAGGAGATTTTGAAGACGCAACGAGGCGACGCGTTCGTGAGAGAAACACTGGAGAACGTTGCTATGAATTGGAAGCAAATCTCCAATTCTGATTGCGCTTCCACGGAAGAAACGAAGAGCGGCTCGACGCGAATGCCTGATCATCAATCTGCTGCCGTTAACGCCAATGAATTTAAGGAAAACGTTTGTCATCCCCAAGGATCCTCCGCCGCGCTGACCGGTTTGGAAGATTTATTGAGCAATTTACGCATAGGTTGCGATGAAAGTGGCTACGATTCAGATAGTACACGAGCCGGTGCGGATTCGCCGGACAGTGAAAAATTGACAGTACCTTCGTTGTCAAAGCCGCGTAGTTTCTCATTAACGTCCGACGATTATCACGGTTTGCCGCTACTGTTTCGTAGTGATGCCTCGCGGAAAAAAGAGGCAGCGATCGACTCAAATTCATCTGGAACGTATACTTCGACAGACGTTGAACAAGTTGACATTGCTGTCGACGCCGTGACAAGCAGTGCTTCCTTCAATGCTTCGACTACAACGCAATCTACCACCTTAATGTCGGAAGACGACACGGATAGCTGTGATGATGATACTTTTGCCGATCTTATGGAATATCAATCAGATTTAACAAGAAGTTATTCTAAAAGCGAAGCGGATTTCTTTCCGCAGTGTCACGAGGATCTAATGAAAGCAGCATCTTCCGCGACTTCCGCTCCACTTGGCGAAGATTTAATGAAACTCAAGATGATGGAGAGTAATAATCCCAATGTTATTCTGACACAATATGACGCTTCTGACGATGCTGATACACGTGGCATTGATGATGCCAAGACAAAGGTCAACTTCAGGGAGAGAGAAGCTTGTGTAACGCCAACAAATCATGTACCTCAGATGATCAGATTTCAGAATGTATtgaaagataagaaatatagaaatcgCAAGTGCTCCAGTCCGAGCGTATTACATCTTTTAGAGCACGCCGCATCTCCGTGTAACGACAGTCCTCCGGCTAATAAAGCTTCTTCTCTATCTAAGACGATGACTAACCCACTACGATATTACAGCCCGAAGAGATCACGCTCCACTCTGGAACTCGATACAACAGACGTGACGAGGAACGCGGCGAAGAAAGTGTTGACATTGAATGCTTGCGAGGCCGCTTTTCCTACAATTTCCAAGACAAAAACCCTAGTACGACGCGAATTAAAAACGATGAAACTCACGGTGAACTATAACGAGACCCCGGCGGGTCTCGGTATTTCGGTGGAGCGACACGAGGCGGCCAGGCCGTTTTACGTGATCGCTAGGATGGATCCAGACGGAGAAGCAGCTAGATCGAGACAGTTTTGTATTGGTGATGAGATCGTCCGAGTCTGTGGACGTAGGATACGCGGTATGTCGATGACAGAGGCGCGAAATGCTTTGCGAAGCTGCGTTGGCACAGTCGAGTTGCAGGTAGCGAGGGAGCCGAAGAAAATCGGCGATACCTGGGGCGATGTCTTGACGCGAACCCGAAGCGATCCCGATTCGTGGATTTTGAAGAGCCAGAGAACCGAATTTCAGCCGGCTTTTCGCGCATCATCTTCGACAAACGCCAGCTCATCTCTTGCCATTGATGAGACGACTACCACTATCCGGAAAATAACGGGGATGAAAAAGTTCCAGATCGTGAGGAAACGAAGCGCCGAAGCTCCCGCCGTTCAACGAGGTTCCAGTTTAGCCATGGATCTGCTGACAGTTGTATTAGTAAAGGGCGCGCCGAAGAAATTGGGCTTCTCCATTGTTGGTGGTGTGGACAGCAATAAAGGGCGCATGGGTATTTTCGTGAAAGATATTATGCCTGATGGACAAGCTGCGGAAGAag GTACTCTGAGAGCAGGGGACGAAATTTTAGCCATCAATGGCTCTTCATTAGACGGACTAACGCATGCCAAGGCGTTGCAGATGTTCAAGAACACTAAAGCCGGAAACTTGATACTTCACGTTGCGCGAAGAGACCCGACGCATAAACG ATACATCACGCAATCAAAATCGTATGATTGCCTCAATAAATTAACGAAGTCTACCGACGAGTGA